The following are encoded together in the Parabacteroides chongii genome:
- a CDS encoding arylsulfatase, which translates to MKSQQMFTAILCCVSLWGCSNKNKQEREVGRKPNIVYIIADDLGYGDLGCYGQQLIKTPNIDRLAREGMLFTQHYAGCTVSAPSRSALITGMHTGHCPIRGNKEIEPEGQYPLPLNTYTLAKMLKTGGYVTGCFGKWGLGYPGSEGSPENQGFDEFFGYNCQRMAHNYYPHYLWHNQEKVCLSGNDGYKKEQYSHNLIQGQALEFMEINEDKPFFAFLTYVIPHAELVNPADSILAEYENKFPEKAYVGVDDGPDYKKGGYGSTPHPKADFAAMVTRFDAYVGEVVNHIKALGLDENTMIIVTSDNGPHREGGADPDFFKSYGPLRGVKRDMYEGGIRVPMIVRYPGKVKAGSVTHHVSAFWDVMPTLAELTQTVPYERTDGISFLPTLLGKGKQREHDYLYWEFHESGGKIAVRKDNWKAITLNVLDPERRVTELYNLSEDLHEDNNVASLYPEIVRELEQIMNEAHVDSDVFTFTSPTIIK; encoded by the coding sequence ATGAAATCACAGCAGATGTTTACTGCTATTTTATGTTGTGTATCCTTATGGGGGTGCAGCAACAAAAATAAGCAAGAAAGAGAAGTAGGCAGGAAGCCTAATATTGTATATATTATTGCAGACGATTTGGGGTATGGTGATTTGGGGTGTTATGGTCAGCAACTAATAAAAACCCCAAATATAGATCGGTTGGCGCGTGAAGGAATGTTGTTTACCCAGCATTATGCCGGTTGCACGGTCAGTGCACCATCCCGATCAGCTTTGATCACGGGAATGCATACAGGTCATTGCCCTATACGTGGCAATAAGGAGATTGAACCCGAAGGGCAATATCCATTGCCTCTGAATACGTATACACTTGCTAAAATGTTGAAAACAGGTGGGTATGTAACGGGGTGCTTTGGCAAATGGGGGTTGGGTTATCCAGGTTCTGAGGGTAGCCCCGAAAACCAGGGGTTTGATGAGTTTTTCGGATATAACTGCCAGCGCATGGCACATAATTATTATCCTCATTATTTATGGCATAATCAAGAGAAGGTCTGTTTATCTGGTAATGACGGATATAAAAAAGAGCAGTATTCTCATAATTTAATTCAAGGACAAGCATTGGAATTCATGGAGATAAACGAAGATAAACCTTTCTTTGCATTTCTGACTTATGTGATTCCTCATGCGGAACTTGTTAATCCGGCAGACAGCATTTTGGCTGAATATGAAAATAAATTTCCGGAAAAAGCTTATGTTGGTGTAGATGATGGGCCTGATTATAAGAAAGGAGGCTATGGGAGTACGCCGCATCCTAAAGCTGATTTTGCAGCAATGGTTACACGTTTTGATGCTTATGTAGGAGAAGTTGTAAATCATATTAAAGCTTTAGGATTGGATGAAAATACAATGATAATTGTCACGAGTGATAATGGACCGCATAGAGAAGGTGGGGCTGATCCTGATTTCTTTAAAAGTTATGGCCCTTTGCGTGGTGTGAAGCGTGACATGTATGAAGGAGGAATACGAGTTCCCATGATTGTTCGTTATCCAGGGAAGGTAAAGGCAGGCAGTGTAACACATCATGTGTCTGCCTTTTGGGATGTCATGCCGACTTTGGCTGAACTGACGCAAACAGTACCTTACGAAAGAACAGATGGTATTTCTTTTTTACCGACTTTATTGGGGAAAGGGAAACAACGGGAACATGACTATTTGTATTGGGAGTTTCATGAGTCAGGAGGTAAAATTGCTGTTCGAAAGGATAATTGGAAAGCTATTACATTGAATGTCTTGGATCCGGAGAGACGTGTTACTGAGCTTTATAATTTATCAGAAGATTTGCATGAAGATAACAATGTCGCAAGCCTGTATCCGGAGATAGTTCGGGAATTAGAACAAATAATGAATGAAGCACATGTCGATTCGGATGTATTTACATTTACATCTCCGACGATTATTAAATAA